A genomic window from Phoenix dactylifera cultivar Barhee BC4 chromosome 7, palm_55x_up_171113_PBpolish2nd_filt_p, whole genome shotgun sequence includes:
- the LOC103714246 gene encoding glycerophosphodiester phosphodiesterase GDPDL7-like, with product MMRHLLLVFLLLHGVAAAGNQPAAKPAAAKPPAAKWKTLSGNAPLVIARGGYSGIFPESSQFAYQFALATSLKETVLLCDLQLSKDGAGICHSNLKLDNSTTISTAFPKRDTTYSVNGQSLHGWFSVDFTSDELLGNVTTIQNIFSRPSIFDGNLPLSMVQDITGFHPSQFWLNVQYDMFYKEHKLDPAKFVLTASEKVVFDYISSPEIGFLKSLSGKLGKAKTKLIFRFLDADAVEPSTNQTYSSILKNLSTIKSFASGILVPKSYIWPVNKDNYLEPSTTLVTDAHNLGLEVYASNFANDQPASYNYSFDPTAEYLQFTDNPNFSVDGVFTDFPSTASAAIACLAHNKDNAAAKKKRPLIITRNGASGVFAGCTDLAYQQAVKDGADIIDCSVQMSKDGVAFCLDSADLMGDTTAMDSFMSRSALLPEIQKSNGIFSFDLTWSEIESLKPMLANPLSSANLVRNPAAKNQGKFMTLAKFLDFAKSSTVSGILINIENAPYLASKKGLDIVTAVSSALINASYDKQITQKVLIQSDDTSVLSMFKNNSSYKRVFKVEETISDAPKPAVDEIKQFADAVNIAKTSLIASSNSFLTSFTPVMDKMHAANLSVYVTGLRNEFVSIPFDCFSDPTVEIATYAAGLAVDGIVTEFPATASAYFRSPCSDVEANLPFSILPVEPGSLLKEAQPELLPPTQAPAPALDAADIVDPPLPPVVKVSETAPGAAPASSQTHPSGQPANAADAALCLLMMMLGFIYLSCH from the exons ATGATGCGGCATCTGCTTCTGGTTTTCTTGCTGCTGCATGGAGTTGCTGCGGCTGGGAATCAGCCAGCGGCAAAGCCAGCGGCTGCGAAACCCCCGGCGGCAAAGTGGAAGACTCTGAGCG GTAATGCTCCATTAGTCATAGCACGCGGCGGCTATTCGGGGATCTTTCCTGAGTCCAGTCAATTTGCATACCAGTTTGCATTGGCAACAAGCTTGAAAGAAACTGTTCTGTTATGTGATCTGCAATTGTCCAAAGATGGGGCTGGTATTTGCCATTCAAATTTGAAGCTCGATAATTCGACAACTATATCAACTGCATTTCCAAAGAGAGATACAACCTACTCTGTGAATGGACAGTCTCTTCATGGATGGTTTTCAGTGGATTTTACTTCAGATGAGTTACTCGGCAATGTTACGA CAATTCAGAATATCTTCTCTCGGCCAAGTATATTTGATGGCAACCTGCCACTATCCATGGTTCAAGACATCACAGGGTTTCACCCATCTCAGTTTTGGTTGAATGTGCAG TATGACATGTTCTATAAGGAACACAAATTGGATCCAGCAAAATTCGTATTGACAGCATCAGAAAAAGTGGTCTTTGATTACATCTCATCTCCAGAAATTGGTTTCTTAAAGAGTCTCAGTGGGAAGTTAGGAAAAGCCAAGACGAAGCTCATCTTCCGGTTTCTAGATGCGGATGCAGTAGAACCCTCAACTAATCAAACATACAGCTCAATCTTaaaaaatctttcaacaatCAAATCATTCGCTTCTGGAATTCTTGTTCCCAAAAGCTACATTTGGCCTGTTAATAAAGATAATTATCTGGAGCCTTCTACTACTCTTGTAACAGATGCTCACAATCTGGGCCTAGAAGTGTATGCATCTAATTTTGCAAATGACCAGCCTGCAAGCTACAACTACAGCTTTGATCCTACAGCCGAGTACTTGCAGTTTACTGATAATCCAAACTTCTCTGTTGATGGTGTGTTCACAGACTTCCCTTCCACAGCATCAGCAGCTATAG CTTGCTTGGCACATAACAAGGATAATGCTGCTGCTAAGAAAA AGAGACCACTAATTATAACACGCAATGGCGCAAGTGGAGTCTTTGCTGGATGCACCGATCTTGCTTATCAGCAAGCAGTAAAAGATGGAGCCGACATAATTGATTGTTCTGTTCAGATGTCAAAAGATGGGGTGGCCTTCTGCTTGGATTCAGCAGATCTTATGGGTGACACAACAGCAATGGATTCTTTCATGTCCCGATCAGCTTTGTTGCCTGAGATACAGAAGAGCAATGGAATATTTTCATTTGATCTCACATGGAGCGAGATCGAAAGTTTGAAGC CGATGCTAGCAAATCCCCTTTCTAGCGCTAACTTGGTGAGGAATCCAGCCGCAAAGAATCAAGGCAAATTCATGACACTGGCCAAATTCTTGGACTTTGCAAAGAGCAGCACTGTCTCTGGAATCTTAATCAACATTGAG AATGCTCCATACCTTGCTTCCAAGAAGGGACTTGACATAGTTACTGCAGTCTCCAGTGCCTTGATAAATGCCAGCTATGACAAACAAATCACTCAGAAGGTTCTCATCCAGTCTGATGACACTTCAGTCCTCTCCATGTTCAAGAACAATTCCAGCTACAAGCGAGTTTTCAAAGTGGAGGAGACTATAAGTGATGCTCCAAAGCCAGCAGTGGATGAGATTAAGCAGTTTGCGGATGCAGTTAACATTGCAAAAACTTCCCTTATTGCTAGCTCAAACTCATTCCTTACAAGTTTTACTCCAGTGATGGATAAGATGCATGCAGCGAACCTCTCTGTCTATGTCACAGGACTGAGGAATGAGTTCGTGAGTATACCATTCGATTGCTTCTCAGATCCAACGGTAGAAATTGCTACTTATGCTGCAGGGCTTGCTGTTGATGGGATAGTAACGGAATTTCCTGCAACTGCTAGTGCATACTTCA GGAGCCCGTGCTCTGATGTGGAAGCCAATTTGCCATTCTCAATCCTACCAGTGGAGCCTGGTTCCCTGCTCAAGGAGGCTCAACCAGAACTACTTCCTCCAACCCAAGCCCCTGCACCTGCTCTCGATGCTGCCGATATTGTGGATCCACCGCTGCCTCCTGTTGTCAAAGTCTCCGAGACGGCACCAGGTGCAGCACCAGCAAGTTCTCAAACTCATCCAAGTGGTCAGCCAGCCAATGCTGCAGATGCTGCTCTAtgcctcttgatgatgatgctcgGTTTCATTTATTTGAGCTGCCACTGA
- the LOC103714268 gene encoding cyclin-D3-2-like, giving the protein MALTFLLDPLYCPEEHSELDADASLPSHLPVSAAEVGTELPEDWAEILSSLVAKEGETHPTLSSDGADDLYLRSARRGAVEWVVRAVARHGFSALTAVLAVNYLDRCFLSGGGRLRLQGDRPWMGRLSAVACLSLAAKVEETYVPLLLDLQAAAVEAEADGEVEAGYVFETKTVRRMELLVLSALGWRMNPVTPLSLIHLLLPRLLYKPQNGTLTPSSALLRCEAILLSVIADGRWVRYPASAWAAAAMRHVFDQQLEPGIGAAAGDALECHETHHLLAFLNAPKVEECFQLILDCTGGNGGVIGHGRKRRNLFSSLDYHPSPPSPNAVLGSCFSCESLSSCDSRAMWPFSSASSSPELPPPKRPNRIATEAFGDDEDGENGDRLHHHQEPRLDCCSAPPL; this is encoded by the exons ATGGCTCTCACCTTCCTCCTTGACCCCCTCTACTGCCCAGAAGAGCACTCGGAGCTCGACGCCGATGCCTCTCTACCTTCCCACCTCCCCGTCTCAGCCGCCGAGGTCGGGACGGAGCTGCCGGAGGACTGGGCGGAGATCTTGTCTTCTCTGGTCGCCAAAGAAGGGGAGACCCACCCCACGCTTTCCTCTGATGGCGCTGACGACCTTTATCTCCGCTCCGCGAGGAGGGGCGCCGTCGAGTGGGTGGTGCGAGCCGTCGCCCGGCATGGATTTTCTGCTCTCACGGCGGTGCTCGCCGTGAACTACCTCGACCGGTGCTTCCTTTCCGGCGGAGGTAGGCTTCGGCTGCAGGGTGATCGGCCGTGGATGGGGCGGCTGTCGGCGGTGGCATGCCTGTCTCTGGCGGCGAAGGTGGAGGAAACGTACGTCCCGCTCCTCCTCGACCTCCAGGCGGCCGCGGTGGAGGCGGAGGCAGACGGGGAGGTTGAGGCGGGGTACGTGTTCGAGACCAAGACCGTGCGGCGGATGGAGCTTCTTGTGCTCTCCGCCCTCGGCTGGCGGATGAATCCCGTCACCCCTCTCTCCTTgatccacctcctcctcccccgcCTCCTTTACAAACCCCAAAACGGTACCCTCACCCCCTCCTCCGCCCTCCTCCGCTGCGAAGCCATTCTCCTCTCCGTCATAGCCG ATGGGAGATGGGTCCGGTATCCGGCATCGGCGTGGGCCGCGGCGGCGATGCGACACGTTTTCGACCAGCAGCTGGAGCCCGGCATTGGCGCCGCTGCTGGGGACGCCTTGGAGTGCCACGAGACCCACCACCTCCTGGCCTTCCTCAACGCTCCCAAG GTGGAAGAATGCTTTCAGCTCATTCTGGACTGCACTGGCGGTAACGGTGGCGTTATTGGTCATGGGCGCAAAAGGAGGAACTTGTTCTCCTCTTTGGATTACCATCCTTCGCCACCCAGTCCCAATGCGGTGCTGGGTTCGTGCTTCAGTTGCGAAAGCTTGTCGAGCTGCGACTCCCGGGCAATGTGGCCCTTCTCGTCGGCCTCGTCCTCCCCGgagcttcctcctcccaagaGACCCAATCGCATTGCCACCGAAGCCTTTGGAGACGACGAAGATGGGGAGAATGGGGATCGGCTTCATCACCACCAGGAGCCAAGACTGGACTGCTGCAGTGCTCCTCCTCTTTAA
- the LOC103714255 gene encoding probable LRR receptor-like serine/threonine-protein kinase At4g37250 isoform X1, whose translation MSSLSGSLRSRWRRTVSRIALLLCGLLLLPCQIFGLNSDGVLLLSFKYSILSDPLSVLGDWNYDDATPCSWNGVMCMGFPIANAASFTWNTSRDDFRIPAASASRVIGLVLPDAQLLGSIPAKLGLIEHLRHLDLSGNFLNGTLPATLFNASDLRVLELSNNEISGELPEIVGEMKSLQSLSLSGNALVGGVPRNLMLLPNLTTVSLANNYLSGELPGGGFEQLEVLDLSSNLVNGSLPPDLGVKSLRYLNLSSNRLAGVIPPELAARIPANALIDLSFNNLTGEIPQAGAFLAQKPMAFAGNPELCGRPLKSMCTIPSILSNPPPNDSTAAPPPPKSPPAFAAIPEIPAGNSSPGSAAGGGGQGGLRPAAVVAIAVGDITGVVLLFIVFLYAYQVKNKKREQQRQRQQQQKADRGLDLKRMERGGRDEGPPSASPESSGVGTLCWCLRKKGGDSDDTEEASETSASSESEAEVGELHTRGKQDGKTQAQQKQQGATLVTVDGAELDLETLLKASAYILGATGPSIVYKAVLADGTALAVRRMGESCTIYRFKDFDAQVRSIAKFRHPNLLRIRGFYWGADEKLLIHDYAPNGSLANISFSKKLGSSPLHLNWDARLRIANGVARGLAYLHEKKSVHGNVKPSNILLGADMDPVIGDFGLDRLVPGDGSCRRGASARQFGSKRSVLSTSSLPDLSTVAGASPCGSSSTSALATPPHQPPESLKNLKPNAKWDVYSFGMVLLELIAGRVFSEVELRQWSAGFVVEERNRIWRMVDPVLRGEVEGKEEALLNCFELGFACCSSAPQRRPSMKDAVQVLEKVTATSSSSY comes from the exons ATGAGCTCTCTAAGCGGTAGTCTCCGTTCCAGATGGAGACGTACAGTCTCTCGTATTGCTCTTTTGCTTTGCGGTCTTCTACTCTTACCTTGTCAAATATTTGGTCTTAACTCGGATGGAGTGCTGCTGCTGTCCTTCAAGTACTCCATCCTCAGCGACCCCCTATCGGTGCTCGGTGACTGGAACTACGACGACGCCACTCCCTGCTCGTGGAATGGGGTCATGTGCATGGGCTTCCCAATCGCTAATGCCGCTAGTTTCACATGGAACACCAGTCGCGACGACTTTAGGATACCGGCTGCTTCCGCTTCTAGAGTGATTGGGTTGGTCCTCCCCGATGCCCAGCTGCTGGGCTCCATCCCCGCGAAACTCGGCCTCATCGAGCACCTCCGCCACCTCGACCTCTCCGGCAACTTCCTCAACGGCACCCTCCCCGCCACCCTCTTCAACGCCTCCGACCTCCGCGTCCTCGAGCTGTCCAACAACGAGATCTCCGGCGAGCTGCCCGAGATCGTCGGCGAGATGAAAAGCCTGCAGTCCCTCAGCCTTTCCGGCAACGCCTTGGTCGGCGGAGTTCCAAGAAATCTGATGCTGCTTCCCAACCTCACAACGGTCTCTCTCGCCAACAACTACCTCTCCGGCGAACTCCCCGGCGGAGGTTTCGAGCAGCTTGAGGTCCTCGATCTGAGCTCCAATCTTGTAAATGGATCCCTGCCGCCGGATCTCGGCGTAAAGAGCCTCCGGTACTTGAATTTGTCCTCCAACCGGCTCGCCGGCGTGATCCCGCCGGAACTTGCAGCAAGAATTCCGGCCAATGCCTTGATCGATCTCTCCTTTAATAATCTCACGGGAGAGATTCCGCAGGCTGGAGCTTTCCTCGCGCAGAAGCCGATGGCCTTTGCGGGGAACCCAGAGCTCTGCGGAAGGCCACTGAAGAGCATGTGCACGATCCCTTCCATCCTCTCCAATCCTCCCCCTAATGACTCCACTGCAGCTCCGCCGCCGCCGAAGTCTCCTCCAGCCTTCGCGGCGATACCCGAGATCCCGGCCGGGAATTCGTCGCCAGGGTCTGCAGCGGGCGGCGGAGGGCAGGGGGGTCTTAGGCCAGCAGCAGTCGTGGCGATCGCCGTCGGAGATATCACGGGGGTTGTCCTTCTATTTATAGTGTTTTTGTATGCGTACCAagtaaagaacaagaaaagagaGCAGCAGCGgcagcggcagcagcagcagaaagCAGATAGAGGGCTCGACCTGAAGAGgatggagagaggagggagggatgAAGGGCCGCCATCAGCATCCCCTGAATCCAGTGGAGTAGGTACCTTGTGTTGGTGTTTAAGAAAGAAGGGTGGGGACAGCGATGACACCGAAGAGGCCTCCGAAACCTCGGCGTCCTCGGAATCAGAAGCAGAAGTGGGGGAGCTACACACGAGAGGAAAGCAGGATGGCAAAACCCAAGCACAGCAGAAGCAGCAGGGTGCTACTCTCGTCACAGTCGATGGAGCTGAGCTGGATCTGGAGACTCTGCTGAAAGCCTCGGCTTACATACTGGGAGCCACCGGACCCAGCATCGTCTACAAGGCGGTTCTCGCCGACGGGACCGCCTTGGCCGTCCGCCGGATGGGGGAGAGCTGCACCATCTACAGGTTCAAGGATTTCGATGCCCAGGTCCGCAGCATCGCCAAATTCCGCCACCCCAATCTCCTCCGCATCCGGGGATTCTACTGGGGTGCTGACGAGAAGCTCCTCATCCATGACTACGCCCCCAACGGCAGCCTCGCCAACATCTCTTTTAGCA AGAAGCTGGGCTCCTCGCCGCTTCACCTGAACTGGGATGCCCGGCTGAGGATAGCGAATGGCGTGGCGAGGGGGCTTGCGTACCTCCATGAGAAGAAGTCTGTTCATGGCAATGTCAAACCAAGCAACATTCTCTTGGGCGCCGACATGGATCCGGTGATCGGAGATTTCGGGCTGGATCGGCTCGTGCCGGGCGACGGCAGCTGCAGACGGGGCGCATCGGCCAGGCAGTTTGGAAGCAAGCGGTCGGTGCTGTCCACAAGCAGCCTACCGGACTTGTCGACCGTCGCCGGAGCCAGCCCCTGCGGCTCCTCCTCCACTTCAGCATTGGCTACTCCTCCACATCAGCCGCCGGAGTCGCTAAAGAATCTCAAGCCCAATGCCAAGTGGGATGTCTACTCTTTTGGGATGGTATTGCTGGAGTTGATTGCTGGGAGGGTGTTCTCAGAGGTGGAGCTCCGGCAATGGAGTGCTGGATTTGTGGTGGAGGAGAGGAACAGAATTTGGAGGATGGTGGACCCGGTGCTGAGAGGCGAGGTGGAAGGCAAGGAAGAGGCTCTGCTAAACTGCTTCGAGTTGGGCTTTGCATGCTGTTCCAGTGCTCCTCAGAGGAGGCCTTCGATGAAGGACGCAGTCCAAGTGTTGGAAAAGGTAACGGCCACCTCGTCCTCTTCCTATTAG
- the LOC103714255 gene encoding receptor protein kinase-like protein At4g34220 isoform X2, whose protein sequence is MPLSHPHVPWSLSYNASIIFSNLLSPPGLHLFGELPSAKQRIPPLLLLRLLFFFFFLLLFPLYLLSVHLLFSPPLRHALLQGCSMSSLSGSLRSRWRRTVSRIALLLCGLLLLPCQIFGLNSDGVLLLSFKYSILSDPLSVLGDWNYDDATPCSWNGVMCMGFPIANAASFTWNTSRDDFRIPAASASRVIGLVLPDAQLLGSIPAKLGLIEHLRHLDLSGNFLNGTLPATLFNASDLRVLELSNNEISGELPEIVGEMKSLQSLSLSGNALVGGVPRNLMLLPNLTTVSLANNYLSGELPGGGFEQLEVLDLSSNLVNGSLPPDLGVKSLRYLNLSSNRLAGVIPPELAARIPANALIDLSFNNLTGEIPQAGAFLAQKPMAFAGNPELCGRPLKSMCTIPSILSNPPPNDSTAAPPPPKSPPAFAAIPEIPAGNSSPGSAAGGGGQGGLRPAAVVAIAVGDITGVVLLFIVFLYAYQVKNKKREQQRQRQQQQKADRGLDLKRMERGGRDEGPPSASPESSGVGTLCWCLRKKGGDSDDTEEASETSASSESEAEVGELHTRGKQDGKTQAQQKQQGATLVTVDGAELDLETLLKASAYILGATGPSIVYKAVLADGTALAVRRMGESCTIYRFKDFDAQVRSIAKFRHPNLLRIRGFYWGADEKLLIHDYAPNGSLANISFSTGLLAASPELGCPAEDSEWRGEGACVPP, encoded by the exons ATGCCACTCTCCCATCCTCATGTCCCCTGGTCCCTCTCCTACAATGCCAGTATAATTTTTTCCAATCTTCTCTCGCCCCCTGGCCTTCATTTATTTGGCGAACTCCCCTCCGCCAAACAAAGGATTCCCCCAttactcctcctccgcctcctttttttttttttttttttactcctgTTTCCTCTTTATCTCCTTTCCGTCCACCTCTTATTCTCCCCTCCATTGAGACATGCTTTGCTCCAAGGCTGCAGCATGAGCTCTCTAAGCGGTAGTCTCCGTTCCAGATGGAGACGTACAGTCTCTCGTATTGCTCTTTTGCTTTGCGGTCTTCTACTCTTACCTTGTCAAATATTTGGTCTTAACTCGGATGGAGTGCTGCTGCTGTCCTTCAAGTACTCCATCCTCAGCGACCCCCTATCGGTGCTCGGTGACTGGAACTACGACGACGCCACTCCCTGCTCGTGGAATGGGGTCATGTGCATGGGCTTCCCAATCGCTAATGCCGCTAGTTTCACATGGAACACCAGTCGCGACGACTTTAGGATACCGGCTGCTTCCGCTTCTAGAGTGATTGGGTTGGTCCTCCCCGATGCCCAGCTGCTGGGCTCCATCCCCGCGAAACTCGGCCTCATCGAGCACCTCCGCCACCTCGACCTCTCCGGCAACTTCCTCAACGGCACCCTCCCCGCCACCCTCTTCAACGCCTCCGACCTCCGCGTCCTCGAGCTGTCCAACAACGAGATCTCCGGCGAGCTGCCCGAGATCGTCGGCGAGATGAAAAGCCTGCAGTCCCTCAGCCTTTCCGGCAACGCCTTGGTCGGCGGAGTTCCAAGAAATCTGATGCTGCTTCCCAACCTCACAACGGTCTCTCTCGCCAACAACTACCTCTCCGGCGAACTCCCCGGCGGAGGTTTCGAGCAGCTTGAGGTCCTCGATCTGAGCTCCAATCTTGTAAATGGATCCCTGCCGCCGGATCTCGGCGTAAAGAGCCTCCGGTACTTGAATTTGTCCTCCAACCGGCTCGCCGGCGTGATCCCGCCGGAACTTGCAGCAAGAATTCCGGCCAATGCCTTGATCGATCTCTCCTTTAATAATCTCACGGGAGAGATTCCGCAGGCTGGAGCTTTCCTCGCGCAGAAGCCGATGGCCTTTGCGGGGAACCCAGAGCTCTGCGGAAGGCCACTGAAGAGCATGTGCACGATCCCTTCCATCCTCTCCAATCCTCCCCCTAATGACTCCACTGCAGCTCCGCCGCCGCCGAAGTCTCCTCCAGCCTTCGCGGCGATACCCGAGATCCCGGCCGGGAATTCGTCGCCAGGGTCTGCAGCGGGCGGCGGAGGGCAGGGGGGTCTTAGGCCAGCAGCAGTCGTGGCGATCGCCGTCGGAGATATCACGGGGGTTGTCCTTCTATTTATAGTGTTTTTGTATGCGTACCAagtaaagaacaagaaaagagaGCAGCAGCGgcagcggcagcagcagcagaaagCAGATAGAGGGCTCGACCTGAAGAGgatggagagaggagggagggatgAAGGGCCGCCATCAGCATCCCCTGAATCCAGTGGAGTAGGTACCTTGTGTTGGTGTTTAAGAAAGAAGGGTGGGGACAGCGATGACACCGAAGAGGCCTCCGAAACCTCGGCGTCCTCGGAATCAGAAGCAGAAGTGGGGGAGCTACACACGAGAGGAAAGCAGGATGGCAAAACCCAAGCACAGCAGAAGCAGCAGGGTGCTACTCTCGTCACAGTCGATGGAGCTGAGCTGGATCTGGAGACTCTGCTGAAAGCCTCGGCTTACATACTGGGAGCCACCGGACCCAGCATCGTCTACAAGGCGGTTCTCGCCGACGGGACCGCCTTGGCCGTCCGCCGGATGGGGGAGAGCTGCACCATCTACAGGTTCAAGGATTTCGATGCCCAGGTCCGCAGCATCGCCAAATTCCGCCACCCCAATCTCCTCCGCATCCGGGGATTCTACTGGGGTGCTGACGAGAAGCTCCTCATCCATGACTACGCCCCCAACGGCAGCCTCGCCAACATCTCTTTTAGCA CTGGGCTCCTCGCCGCTTCACCTGAACTGGGATGCCCGGCTGAGGATAGCGAATGGCGTGGCGAGGGGGCTTGCGTACCTCCATGA